The DNA sequence AATTGTGTTTGACCATCAAAGTAAACTTAACTACAAAGactttttttgcttttcttttctttttctttatttttttgagtGGACGACTTGAGAAATACTAGTCTTCGCAGgccaaaattttcatattatatttatccaTCCACCTATCTAATTCTATATCTCCACTCCAAAAATGCCAATCACTTTGCTTCAAAAGTTTTTTcccatcattttattttcaacaatcCTTAGCCTAACAAATATTGGACATTCACACAACCTATGCCAAGATGACCAAAAAACTCTCTTACTTGAGCTGAAAAACAACTTGAAATTCAATTCGTCTGTCTCAACAAAACTGGTGAAATGGAATCAAACCGATGATTGTTGCGAGTGGGAAGGCGTGGGATGCGACTCAGCAGGCCATGTTGTGATTCTTCAACTCGACAGCGAGGGCATATTCGGTGGAATTGAGGATTCATCAAGTCTTGTAAGTCTTGAGAAGTTGAAGCTAGCAAACAATTCACTTAATGGGACCATTCCCACTCTAAATCACTCTAGCTTGATTGAGTTAGATTTGAGTAGTAATCAACTCAAAGGCCCTATTTCTAACTCTTCCCTCAATCTCCAAAGTCTTGAGGTTCTCTCTCTATCTTATAACTTGTTCAATGATACTTTTCAACTTGAAAATATCTATAGTCTTCACAACCTTACAACTTTGAATCTTTCTCACAACAACTTGTCACTTGAtgcaaattcaaatttgtctAGATTTTCCCATCTAAAGAAGTTGAGCCTATCTTTTTGCAACTTGCACAAGATTCCGGATTTTCTAAAGCAATCCAACTTGAACTTTTTGGATATCTCAGACAACCGGATAGCCGGGGAGATACCTAGTTGGATTTGGGAAATCGGAAATGGGGGTCTTTATCATTTGAATCTTTCTTATAACCTCTTGTTTGATTTGCAAAAGCCTTACCATATTCCCGACTTTCTTTCTGAGTTGGATTTGCATTCGAACCAGCTTCGTGGTGAGTTGCCCCTTCTCCCACGAGGCGCCTCGTATATCGACCTTTCTAGTAACAAATTTGACAAGCCTATTCCTCTTACCTTTGTAAGCTCCAACACCTTTATGATGTTCTTGTCTGTTGCAAACAACAGTATAAGTGGATCGATTCCAACGTCCATTTGCGGTAGTGAGACACTTCGAATTCTTGACTTGTCTCTCAATAACTTGAGTGGTAGCATACCTCCATGTTTTGCCGAATGGATGTCTAGTCTTGAAATGTTAGATCTTAGTAGAAACAACATCAGTGGTGACATCCCGGATAAATTTTCCACCAGTTGTCGCTTGAAGTTCTtggatgtcaacaacaacaacttAGGAGGGAATTTTCCGAAGTCTCTAGGAAATTGCAATTCATTGGAGATGGTGAATGTTGGGGATAACAAGATTGAAGGTAGCTTTCCATGCATGCTGGCATCAAGGTtgaaagttttaattttgtattcgAACTTGTTCGTTGGAGAGGTGAGATGTGGTGCAAATTGGCCTAATCTTCAAATCATTGACATATCTTCCAATCATTTCAGTGGAAATCTGCAACAGGTAAGTTTCTCAAGCTGGAAGAAAATGGTGTTAGGTAGTAAGAAATACAAGAGGGTTTTACCTCCAGACTTTAATTACTTGGACTCAAATCAAGGCTCACTGTCTCCGCTCTTGCAAGTTGTTGATTTTTCTAGCAATAATTTCGATGGAGAGATTCCAGAAGCAATTGGTGATCTGAACTCGCTTACGGTTCTCAACTTATCCCACAATTCCCTGATAGGGGCGATCCCAAAGTCATTTGGAAACATGTCGGGTCTTGAAGCACTTGATGTCTCATTAAACCAGCTAACAAGCACGATTCCGGTGGAGCTCAGACAGCTCACATTCCTTTCAGTCCTCAGGGTATCCTACAATAAGCTTGTTGGAAGGATACCACAGGGtaatcaattttcaacatttgacAATGATTCATTCGTAGGAAACGCGGGGTTATGTGGTGCTCCTCTCACCATAAGCTGCAATGGATCTAAATCTTGAAAACGTGGAAAGCCTGAGATGGGGTGGCATCGTATATTACTATTGATCTCATTGTAAACGTTgtaagatttttaaaaatatcaatattatgcatgattAGGTTAGGAATTGTGCAGTGTGCGTATTGTGTGTATGTTGTGTGGGTACAGTGTGGGCGCACTATGTGTGTACGatgtatatgtgtatttttatgtatgtgtgtagtgtgtattctgtgtgtgtatgtatttATGCATTGTGTTGTGCACTGTGTGTAACCATAATAGTGCATGCGCTATGTGTGTGTAGGCAGTGCGAGTATTGTCATTTGACAGTATTGTATGCAATGTGTTGTGAAGATAGTTACTTACAACCCAAGGGGTGTGCTCGAGTGGCATGGGACTCGTCCATCCTTAACCAAATGGTTAGGGGATCGATCCCTGCCTTTGAGTATGGAGGAGCAGCTTTAAATCCTTGGGCCAGCTGTCCCACCTATTGAGGTGCCTACAAATCAGCGCGGAAAGAGTCactgagaaaaaaaagatatatcTATCCTGGCTCTtggtaattttattatgtgtGTGAGAAAGGGTTTTCTGAGAAAGCAGACTGTTTCTATAGCTAATTAAGATTATTGTATTGTGGCATTAGATTCCAAAACaccttatttatttttattttccatgtACAAACACTCCATTACAACATGCTACCACTGGCGGAACCAGCATAGGCCAAGCCCCCGCTTGAGCGGGGGCTTTGCCGGAGCTGTCCACCAATTTATACAGAGTAAAAGGAGTGTCCGCCATTTTTACCGAGAAGATTAAAAATGGGATAGAAAGGACGGTGACAGAGAGAATGGGGAGGGTGAATGAGccgaggagagagagagttaatACTCTACCTAGTTCACACCTAGTTACAgctttccattattttttattaattttgttggtaTTAGTGTCACAGAGtaggggatatttttatttataaaatttagagGAGGgtataattatctttttatcctttaaataaatattgggatactttaattaattttttttctttcttaacaAAGTTTCCGTATTTACAATTTTCTCAGCTAccatttgaaaatttgttgtaatagtaatatcttattttgattcattatatccatattttatactttatacaCTACATATTTTAGCCAATTTTGCAATACTTTCATAGTATCAATCTTTATATAAGTAATCCCTCTTATCCtattacaaataaaacatgttattttattgtcatattaaaaataaaatattttctaaaataaaaaataacaatattctacttttttattttccttactTTACTCTATACTCacctgcataaaatctcgtatcGGAAaccaaacgtttcatatttattaggatagagagagtattaatatTTGCTTCGCGCccataaattgataattattaTACGTCACTGCGGACAACTAATACTACTAGAATCGACTATCTGCTTTCGGAGATAATAAGGGTGTCAGTGTCGCGTTGTCTTATCGTTAAATTTCAGCACCGGcttctttaaatttctggTTCCGCCACTGCATGCTACTATTATTATCAATAtcattgtatttatattttatatgacaCCTAACTAATAATTCATCAATCGATAAGCTATTTTTAAGATTGAAAAGTCGCATCTATTATTTTGCTTCctcttccattttctttttcatcaaCAGATTTTGTATGTAAAGGGACCAAGAAAAATCATCCCAGTCACTCATTTTATCGAACACGTTTCTTGCCTCAATAGTCACTCCCAAACTTTGATGGAAATCAATGGTAACCGATCATGGCGTTCGACAAAGCATATATTCATACTTGACTGAGCCTTTAACAAGACGGGTTCTTATTTGAGATCTTCTGTTTTTGGTTATATCATGATTCACTTCGAATACGAGACTGTACCGAATGATTTGGCTGTAAAGAGCTAAGAACTTAATTACGAAAGTTGGATTCGTCTCTTCACAATTGATCTTAggttttgtatatatatgatcGGACTTGATCCAAACTCGGTTATTTACGATTTATCTATTCAAATTTGGACATGGATGTTAAGGTCGGGAAATTGCTCGATGAAATGCCTGAGAGGAATGATTTCCCTTGCCAAAGaccaaaaaatcataaataaaataaacttttttatttgtttttccaaatatagGACTCCAACTACCGACACACGAATCTCCAGTGTAATATGTTGTGGTGAAGTGTATATAAATGagaacaaataattaaaaaaggggTTGTTGAAACTAAGTCatcaacacataattaaaaaagaggCTTCTTTATACTCTTACAATTTAAAACAACTCTTCattgacataaaaaacatcaaatttccAAATCAGTGGCTTCAAATCATATTTTACTCATCACAATAGCCCTCATCAATACATCATGCATCTCCTTCGCCTTCGACGCCCGTCCTCTGCTAGATTTCTGCGTTGCAGATCCCACCGGAAAAGGTATCTAACCTCCTCATTTCGTGTCCTTCGTCACTGAGTTAATCTTGCTTtaaggaaaaatataaattagcaATTTTTTCTAAACCGAAATGCGTCTTATCAACTGAGTTGTGGTTTATCGTCTAAAACATAAAAGTaaatgtcaattttggtcctaaacgtATGatcaaaatacgaatttggtccaaaacattcactttttgaaaataggtccaaaacaaatgaaaatatcaacgaAGTAGTCCTTTTTTTACTGTTCTGTCAAacaactaacggtcaacgctAATTGCACAGTGGcatgaccgttagtttttttacagaatcttaaaaaaatgacCACTCCGTcgacattttcatttcttatggAAAAATGAGCGTTAGTTTTCAAAACTTgaatgttcaggaccaaaattgacctttactctttatGAATCGAGTAACATCTTCCGGCACAATGCAAGGATCCAAATTCAGTAACCGCAGACGACTTCTTCTTGACTGGCTTCGACCGCCCCGGGAACATCTCCAACCCGTACGGCAGCGCAGCGGCCTTCGCCTCCGCAGTTATCTGGCTGGAGCGTTTAAGGTGGATGAGAAAATTGTGAAGGATTTGCAGATAAAGATGTGGTTTTAAATGGTCGTTGTTAAGTTGATAAAACATTTCTCCTCTAATTAATAGGTCGTCGTTTCAGAGTCTGTTAAATGCAACAGCTGTGTTAGTTGCTGTTGTTTTGTGTAAAAAATTTGAGATACAAAATTGTAAACATTATTTAGGTGGGAATATAAAATGTGTtgtaaaatttgtttatttagttatgcatatttatttaattttactacctataacaatataataaaatttgttagtTGCCATCACAACATATCACAATTTTGATAAGTTGCATTTTTAACGTCAcaaatttattagtagtaatttttaaatggttacaatttttaaaagattCATTATTGGAATATTTGGTTCTTTTGCATAGGAGTATCAGTTTTAAATGTAAATGAATGGACTTTCCTATTCTTGGTCTAGACATCCAGTGGATGAAAAAGGGTCCCACGCACCCTCCTCATTTATGAAGAATGTTGATTGGTTCTTGAATGTGAGCAACAAAAGTATAACCCCACCACCCTTTACCACATTAATTTCCTATAATTAAGACAAAAATGGATAAATCCCTATCAAGTTCGCCCACACAATTGATGGATTAGTATTTAAGCTTCATTCTGTTttttaataatcatatttagAAAACTATATGATCATGAGTACATAATTCTCATATAATTGGTGAAGTAGTACTTACACTTTTTGTAGGcaaatgaattgaaatttaaatgcTACGTCATGGTAGGCTCGAACCCGAGACCTTTGGCCTCGGCATCAACCATGAGgccaactcacacacacaatacTTGCACTTTTTTACATGTGCTGAGAAGAAGACTTAAATGATTGACTTGGAAGACATCTATTCCACTTTTAGTATCTCactattgatttttttttttttactttattagaATAGTTTTAAGATCCCAGTAATCCAATTAGATAGGCTTTTAtggtaaataattaataagagAATTCAATTTTCTAACTCGGGCATTTCATCTAACAAATCGATGTTGGTTTCATGTAATTGATCTTAGTGCAAACATACAAACATAGTGATTGGTACAATATCTAATCCAAATGGATCTAAAGTCTAAACTATACCTAAAAGTAAATGAGAGCTAAAAAGGTAAAAGATACTATATAATACACTTCCATCTTCGGCTTTCCACGTGGTGAGCCATCCATGGTGCAGTTTATGGTGAGAGGAAGACCGCATAACCCTGTGTTTCCTTTGTATGAATCATTATAAAATGTTGAAAGCTGACTACCATTTGGTATCCTTCCGACCAGCTTATTGTAGGACACATTCAAGACCGAAAGGAATGTGAGCCGTGCAAGTTCCACCGGAATCGTCTTTGTTAGCTGGTTTACTGAGAGATCAAGTGCTTCAAGCCATTCCATGTTACCAAGTGACTTTGGGATTGTGCCCGTCAGGGAATTGTGggataaatttagaaaaaagagTGATGCTAGATCGCCTATTGCTTCTGGTATCTCTCCTTGAAAACTATTACTAGAGAAATCAACTAATGTTAACTCTGGAATAATCCTCCCGTACTCTACCTGGCGGCCTTTGGGGGTTAATGTCACTCGAGTCAAGTAATTGAAGTCAGGACGCACAACGTTAAGGCCAAGGAATCCACGTCTGAATCGTGGATAACTGTCTGACATCATTTTCCTCCAGGTTGAGAAGCTTATGCGATGCAAATCTCCACTGAAGTTATTGGAAGAGATGTCGATGACCTGAAGATATGGCCAGTTATCACCACATTTCATCTCTCCCTCGAACCTGTTGGAGCGCAGCACCAGAACCTTCAATCTTGGCAACATGCACGGGAAACTACCTCCGATGTAGTTCTCTCTGACATTCAAGAACCATAACGACGTGCAATTTCCCAACGACCTTGGAAACTTTCCTCCTAACTTGTTGCTACTGAGATCCAAGATCTTCATGCCACAGTTGCTCGGAAATCTATCCGGGATGTCACCACTTATGTTGTTTCCCCTGAGATTGAGAATTCGAACACTATACATCCTTTCCACAAGGCATGGAGGTATACTGTCACTCAAGTTATTCAAAGACAAGTCGAGAACTTGGGTCGATTCAGCGCTACAAATGCATGTTGGAATCGATCCACTTATGCTGTTATTTGCAATGGATAAGAAAATCAGAACAAAATTGAAGCTTACAAAGTTAAGAGGGATGGGGCTGTGAAATTTGTTATGAGAAAAATCCGCGTACGAGGCGCCTTCTGGCAGCAGGGGCAGCTCGCCACGCAGTTGGTTTGAATTCAAATCGAGCTCAGCAAGGAAGTTGGGAATATGGTAAGGCTTTTGCAAATCAACCAGCATATTGTATGAAAGGTTCAGATGGTAAAGATCTCCATTTCCAATTTCCCAAATCCAATTAGGTATTTCCCCGGTTATCCGGTTGTCTGAGAGATCCAAGAAGTTCAAGTTGGATTGTTTCAGAAACACAGGAATCTTGTGCAAGTTGCAAGAAGATAGGCTCAACTTCTTTAGATGGGAAAATCTAGACCAATTTGAACTCAGGCTACTTGCATCAAGTGTCAAGTTGTTGTAAGAGAGATTGAGAGTTGTAAGATTGTGAAGCCTGTGAAGATTTTCTAGTTCGGCAGTGTCATCAAACAAGTTATCAGCTAAGGACAGAACTTCTAGACTTTCGAGATTGAGGAAGGAGTCGGGAATAGGGCCTTTGAGTTGGTTGCTACTCAAATCTAACTCAATCAAGCCAGGGTGATTTAGAGTGGGAATGGTTCCATTAAATGAATTGTGAGCTAAGTTCAACTTCTCAAGAAACTCAAGACTTACAAGACTTGATGAATCCTCGATTCCACCGGATATGCCTTTGTTGTCGAGTTGCAGAATCACAACATGGCCTGCTGCGTCGCATCCCACACCTTCCCACTCACAACAATCATCGGTGTGATTCCATTTCACCAATTTTGTTGAGGCAGAAGAATTGAATATCAAGCGGTGTTTCAGCTCTAGTAAGAGTGCTTTTTGGTCATCTTGGCATAGGTTGTGTGCATGACCAAAACTTGTTAGTGTAGTAATTGTAACAACTAAAGAGATGAGAAAGAGGGGTTGAAGCAAAGAAATTGACATTTTGGAGAGATGGCAAATTGAGAGGAGATGTACAGTGTAGGTGCATGAGATATTGGAtacatataaacatataattggGAAGACTAGCATATCTCAAGTCTTTCTACTTAACTAGACTTTGAACCACTCAAAATTGTCCCTAAAGTAGACCCTCAAGTCTTTCTACTTAACTCGTTTTAccttttttcactcttttAGTCAGACCTTCATTGTTGTTTTGCACGATATGACAAGCTTCTTTTCGAGTAATTTTACGAGGAATTAGTGCAGTGACCATTGGGATGAGGTATTAGTCCTCTAGTTGTCGGCATGAGAGATACCTtggaaaaccaaaaaaacattaatattattgtattgcaTAAAAGTTAGTATGGTTTTAAAAGTGATTGTTCTTGtgaaaactaattaaataaagtgatCATCAAGttgttatataaatat is a window from the Salvia hispanica cultivar TCC Black 2014 chromosome 1, UniMelb_Shisp_WGS_1.0, whole genome shotgun sequence genome containing:
- the LOC125190561 gene encoding receptor-like protein 43; the encoded protein is MPITLLQKFFPIILFSTILSLTNIGHSHNLCQDDQKTLLLELKNNLKFNSSVSTKLVKWNQTDDCCEWEGVGCDSAGHVVILQLDSEGIFGGIEDSSSLVSLEKLKLANNSLNGTIPTLNHSSLIELDLSSNQLKGPISNSSLNLQSLEVLSLSYNLFNDTFQLENIYSLHNLTTLNLSHNNLSLDANSNLSRFSHLKKLSLSFCNLHKIPDFLKQSNLNFLDISDNRIAGEIPSWIWEIGNGGLYHLNLSYNLLFDLQKPYHIPDFLSELDLHSNQLRGELPLLPRGASYIDLSSNKFDKPIPLTFVSSNTFMMFLSVANNSISGSIPTSICGSETLRILDLSLNNLSGSIPPCFAEWMSSLEMLDLSRNNISGDIPDKFSTSCRLKFLDVNNNNLGGNFPKSLGNCNSLEMVNVGDNKIEGSFPCMLASRLKVLILYSNLFVGEVSFSSWKKMVLGSKKYKRVLPPDFNYLDSNQGSLSPLLQVVDFSSNNFDGEIPEAIGDLNSLTVLNLSHNSLIGAIPKSFGNMSGLEALDVSLNQLTSTIPVELRQLTFLSVLRVSYNKLVGRIPQGNQFSTFDNDSFVGNAGLCGAPLTISCNGSKS
- the LOC125190570 gene encoding receptor like protein 22-like — protein: MSISLLQPLFLISLVVTITTLTSFGHAHNLCQDDQKALLLELKHRLIFNSSASTKLVKWNHTDDCCEWEGVGCDAAGHVVILQLDNKGISGGIEDSSSLVSLEFLEKLNLAHNSFNGTIPTLNHPGLIELDLSSNQLKGPIPDSFLNLESLEVLSLADNLFDDTAELENLHRLHNLTTLNLSYNNLTLDASSLSSNWSRFSHLKKLSLSSCNLHKIPVFLKQSNLNFLDLSDNRITGEIPNWIWEIGNGDLYHLNLSYNMLVDLQKPYHIPNFLAELDLNSNQLRGELPLLPEGASYADFSHNKFHSPIPLNFVSFNFVLIFLSIANNSISGSIPTCICSAESTQVLDLSLNNLSDSIPPCLVERMYSVRILNLRGNNISGDIPDRFPSNCGMKILDLSSNKLGGKFPRSLGNCTSLWFLNVRENYIGGSFPCMLPRLKVLVLRSNRFEGEMKCGDNWPYLQVIDISSNNFSGDLHRISFSTWRKMMSDSYPRFRRGFLGLNVVRPDFNYLTRVTLTPKGRQVEYGRIIPELTLVDFSSNSFQGEIPEAIGDLASLFFLNLSHNSLTGTIPKSLGNMEWLEALDLSVNQLTKTIPVELARLTFLSVLNVSYNKLVGRIPNGSQLSTFYNDSYKGNTGLCGLPLTINCTMDGSPRGKPKMEVYYIVSFTFLALIYF